From one Gossypium hirsutum isolate 1008001.06 chromosome D08, Gossypium_hirsutum_v2.1, whole genome shotgun sequence genomic stretch:
- the LOC107900739 gene encoding UDP-glycosyltransferase 73C6 encodes MGSLSDQPHFVLFPFMAQGHLIPMVDIGRLLAQRDVIVTIVTTPHNAGRVQNTIARAIESGLPIRLVQLQFPGKEVGLQDGVENLDMLYSREDFFDFFTAANKMEEAVQQLFEKLTPRPNCIISDICLYYTHKIATKFQVPRISFHGFCCFCLLCLHNIRSSQILETITSDSEYFTVPGLTEKIEFTKAQLPLIRDEPKKDIVEPMIEADRASYGVVINTFDELESTYVKEYRKIKKAWCIGPVSLSHKDELDKAERGNKASISEQQCLKWLDSQQPNSVIYACLGSISTVKCPELIELGLGLEASNKPFIWVLRGNDTTSNQVEKWIKEDGFEERIKGRGLVVVGWAPQVLILSHPAIGGFLTHCGWNSTIEGISVGVPLITLPLFADQFSNEKLVEILKIGVSLGIGKPTMFGDEKSGFMLKKEDVKNAIAQLMDEGNEGIERRKRAKEFGEKAKKAVEVGGSSYINMTFLVQDIIQQSSKICLD; translated from the coding sequence ATGGGTTCCTTATCCGACCAGCCTCACTTTGTGTTGTTCCCTTTCATGGCTCAAGGTCACTTGATCCCCATGGTAGATATTGGCCGACTGTTAGCACAACGTGACGTGATTGTTACTATAGTTACAACACCTCACAACGCAGGCAGAGTCCAGAATACGATTGCCCGTGCCATTGAGTCAGGGCTCCCTATCCGTTTAGTGCAGCTCCAGTTTCCTGGCAAAGAAGTAGGATTGCAAGATGGGGTTGAGAATCTAGACATGCTGTATTCAAGGGAGGACTTTTTCGATTTCTTCACTGCAGCAAACAAGATGGAAGAAGCAGTGCAGCAATTATTTGAGAAGCTAACACCACGCCCTAATTGCATTATTTCTGACATCTGCCTCTATTATACTCACAAAATTGCCACCAAGTTTCAGGTTCCAAGGATATCATTCCATGGATTTTGTTGCTTTTGTCTTCTTTGTTTGCATAATATACGTTCCTCCCAGATACTTGAGACCATAACCTCTGATTCTGAATACTTCACGGTACCTGGCTTGACTGAAAAGATCGAATTTACTAAAGCCCAGTTACCGCTTATCCGTGATGAACCCAAGAAGGACATTGTTGAACCAATGATCGAAGCTGACCGAGCATCATACGGGGTCGTCATAAATACTTTCGATGAGCTGGAGTCAACTTATGTGAAAGAGTATAGGAAGATAAAGAAAGCTTGGTGCATTGGTCCGGTTTCTCTTAGCCACAAAGATGAGTTAGACAAGGCTGAAAGAGGCAACAAGGCTTCAATCAGTGAGCAGCAGTGTTTGAAGTGGCTTGATTCTCAACAACCCAACTCTGTAATCTATGCTTGCCTTGGGAGCATCAGCACTGTAAAGTGCCCAGAACTGATAGAGTTGGGTTTGGGGTTAGAGGCATCGAACAAACCATTCATTTGGGTGCTAAGAGGAAACGATACAACATCAAACCAAGTGGAGAAGTGGATCAAAGAGGATGGATTTGAGGAAAgaataaaaggaagagggcttgtAGTTGTGGGATGGGCTCCCCAAGTACTCATTTTGTCACACCCAGCTATAGGAGGCTTTTTAACTCATTGCGGATGGAATTCAACAATTGAAGGCATTTCCGTTGGTGTCCCATTAATAACATTACCACTCTTCGCAGACCAGTTTAGTAACGAGAAGCTTGTAGAAATATTGAAAATCGGAGTCAGTCTTGGAATTGGCAAACCGACGATGTTTGGAGATGAGAAATCTGGGTTCATGTTGAAGAAAGAAGATGTTAAAAACGCGATAGCCCAATTGATGGATGAAGGAAATGAAGGAATAGAGAGAAGGAAACGTGCCAAAGAGTTTGGAGAGAAGGCAAAAAAAGCTGTTGAAGTGGGGGGCTCTTCTTACATTAATATGACTTTCTTAGTCCAAGATATCATCCAACAATCTTCAAAAATATGTTTGGATTAG